The proteins below come from a single Corynebacterium cystitidis genomic window:
- a CDS encoding Sec-independent protein translocase family protein: MFDSIGWMEIFFIIIIGFVIIGPEKLPGVIEDIKAAIYAARKAINNAKAELNDDFGEDFEELRKPLNTVSQYAAMGPKRAVAKVLFDENEDYLDQFDPKKMMEDDPEDHTGSGTASQNKLRRAARDNHRTGDSTTASDGKKDDKGDYSTGGGFSWEDIT, from the coding sequence GTGTTTGACAGTATCGGCTGGATGGAGATTTTCTTCATCATCATTATTGGCTTCGTTATCATTGGTCCGGAAAAGCTGCCAGGAGTAATCGAAGATATCAAGGCTGCGATCTACGCCGCCCGCAAAGCCATTAATAACGCTAAGGCCGAGCTTAACGACGATTTCGGCGAGGACTTTGAAGAGTTACGCAAGCCTTTGAACACTGTCTCCCAGTACGCCGCGATGGGTCCGAAGCGGGCCGTGGCGAAAGTGTTGTTCGATGAAAACGAGGACTACTTAGACCAGTTCGATCCGAAAAAAATGATGGAAGACGATCCGGAGGATCACACTGGTTCGGGAACTGCGAGCCAGAATAAGCTGCGCCGTGCAGCACGCGACAACCACCGCACGGGCGACTCCACCACTGCTAGCGATGGCAAGAAAGACGATAAAGGCGATTATTCCACTGGTGGCGGATTCTCCTGGGAAGATATTACCTAG
- a CDS encoding multifunctional oxoglutarate decarboxylase/oxoglutarate dehydrogenase thiamine pyrophosphate-binding subunit/dihydrolipoyllysine-residue succinyltransferase subunit: MSSASTFGQNTWLVDEMFQKFQKDPSSVDSEWRELFEKNGAPKTAKDVTAPTAGAGAAQSPSEKQKSRETKVEEAVAKVAKPVAKTRKPKKSPLDNIAEQPEASEKQLKGTFKAIAKNMDESLSIPTATTVRDMPVKLMFENRAQINDHLKRTRGGKISFTHILGYAIVKSAMIHPAMNVRYELKDNKPFVVQPEHINLGLAIDLPQKDGSRALVVAAIKECETKSFSEFVDAYEDIVDRARENKLKLDDFSGVTMSLTNPGGIGTRHSIPRLTKGQGSIIGVGAMDYPAEFAGASEDRLAELGVGKLVTLTSTYDHRVIQGAESGEFLRDISQLLVDDQFWDEIFESMDIPYAPMRWAQDQPNTGLDKNTRVMQLIEAYRSRGHLMADTNPIRWEQPGLNKPDSRDLDMETHGLTLWDLDRTFHVGGFGGKEQMTLREVLTRLRSAYTLHVGAEYTHIMDRDEREWLQDRLEAGMPKPSSAKQKYIVQKLNAAEAFENFLQTKYLGQKRFSLEGAETLIPLMDAVIDTAAGQGLDEVVIGMPHRGRLNVLFNIVGKPVRTIFTEFEGNMQSGQQGGSGDVKYHLGFEGEHVQMFGDNDIKVTLTANPSHLEAVDPVMVGLARAKQDILDKGKAEDGYSVVPLMLHGDASFAGLGVVQETLNMSQLPGYTVGGTIHVIVNNQIGFTTTPESGRSTYYATDLAKGFDCPVFHVNGDDPEAAVWVARLATEYRRKFGKDVFIDLICYRLRGHNEADDPTVTQPKMYEKIHNHDSVRTRYTNDLIGRGELTDEEITIVEQDFNEQLDAVFEDVKATEGKPSEQTGITHSQELTKGLDTSITQESLEALSETYADLPEEFTPNKRVGSVLKKRGSAATEGDIDWAWGELLAFGSLAADEGKLVRLAGEDSQRGTFTQRHAVLFDPETGEGFNPLHQHAVESGNGGKFLVYNSSLTEFAGMGFEYGYTVGNEDAVVAWEAQFGDFANGGQTIIDEYISSGETKWGQLSSLILLLPHGYEGQGPDHSSARIERFLQLCAEGSMTVAQPTTPANHFHLLRRQALGQMKRPLVVFTPKSMLRNKAAVSQPADFTEQKSFRSVINDPNLVDVNNKKVGDTDKVTTVLLCSGKIYYELEKRRQKDERDDVAIVRIEMLHPIPFNRLGEAFEHYPNMKELRFVQDEPANQGPWPFYQEHLKTFLPDLPELKRVSRRAQSTTATGVTKVHQQEEKQLIDEAFAKETK; the protein is encoded by the coding sequence GTGAGCAGCGCTAGTACTTTCGGCCAAAACACCTGGCTGGTTGACGAGATGTTCCAGAAGTTCCAGAAGGATCCATCCAGCGTGGATTCTGAGTGGCGGGAACTCTTTGAAAAGAACGGAGCCCCAAAAACCGCCAAGGACGTAACCGCACCAACCGCAGGTGCCGGGGCTGCACAGTCTCCCTCCGAAAAACAGAAGTCTCGCGAAACCAAGGTTGAGGAGGCCGTCGCGAAGGTAGCCAAGCCGGTGGCGAAGACCCGGAAGCCAAAGAAGAGCCCGCTGGATAACATCGCAGAACAGCCTGAAGCTAGTGAGAAGCAGCTGAAGGGCACTTTTAAGGCCATTGCGAAGAACATGGACGAGTCTTTGTCCATCCCTACCGCGACCACCGTGCGCGACATGCCGGTCAAGCTGATGTTTGAAAACCGCGCACAGATCAACGATCACTTGAAGCGCACCCGCGGTGGCAAGATCTCGTTTACCCACATCCTGGGTTACGCCATCGTGAAGTCTGCGATGATCCACCCAGCGATGAACGTGCGCTACGAGCTCAAGGACAATAAGCCATTTGTGGTCCAGCCTGAGCACATTAACCTGGGCCTGGCTATTGATCTTCCTCAGAAGGATGGCTCTCGCGCGCTGGTCGTTGCAGCGATCAAGGAGTGCGAGACCAAGAGCTTTTCCGAATTCGTGGATGCCTATGAGGACATCGTCGACCGCGCTCGCGAGAACAAGCTGAAGCTTGATGACTTCTCGGGTGTGACCATGTCGCTAACCAACCCAGGTGGTATTGGCACCCGCCACTCGATCCCTCGCCTGACAAAGGGCCAGGGCTCCATTATCGGCGTGGGTGCGATGGACTACCCCGCCGAGTTCGCAGGTGCATCTGAGGACCGCTTGGCTGAGTTGGGCGTTGGCAAGCTCGTAACCTTGACCTCCACCTACGATCACCGCGTGATCCAGGGTGCGGAATCTGGCGAGTTTCTGCGCGATATTTCCCAGCTGCTTGTCGACGATCAGTTCTGGGATGAGATCTTTGAGTCCATGGATATCCCGTACGCTCCCATGCGTTGGGCTCAAGACCAGCCAAATACTGGACTGGATAAGAACACCCGCGTGATGCAGCTAATCGAGGCGTACCGCTCCCGTGGCCACCTCATGGCAGACACCAACCCAATCCGCTGGGAGCAGCCAGGCCTGAACAAGCCTGATTCCCGCGACCTAGATATGGAAACACACGGCCTGACCCTGTGGGACTTGGACCGCACTTTCCATGTTGGTGGTTTTGGCGGTAAAGAACAGATGACGTTGCGCGAGGTGCTTACCCGCCTGCGTAGCGCCTACACCCTGCATGTTGGTGCGGAATACACCCACATCATGGACCGCGACGAGCGTGAATGGTTGCAGGATCGTCTCGAAGCAGGCATGCCGAAGCCATCCAGCGCTAAGCAGAAGTACATTGTGCAAAAGCTCAATGCTGCAGAGGCGTTCGAGAACTTCCTGCAGACAAAGTACCTGGGCCAGAAGCGCTTCTCCCTCGAAGGTGCCGAAACCCTGATCCCATTGATGGACGCGGTCATTGACACCGCTGCGGGCCAGGGCTTAGACGAGGTTGTTATCGGCATGCCGCACCGTGGCCGCCTCAACGTTTTGTTCAACATCGTTGGCAAGCCGGTGCGCACCATCTTCACCGAATTCGAAGGCAACATGCAGTCGGGCCAGCAGGGTGGCTCCGGTGATGTGAAGTACCACCTCGGATTCGAGGGCGAGCACGTCCAGATGTTCGGCGACAACGACATCAAGGTCACCCTGACTGCGAACCCATCGCACCTTGAGGCTGTAGACCCAGTGATGGTCGGCCTGGCACGCGCTAAGCAGGACATCCTGGACAAGGGCAAGGCAGAAGACGGCTACAGCGTTGTACCGTTGATGCTGCACGGCGATGCATCGTTTGCCGGACTTGGCGTGGTGCAAGAGACCCTGAACATGTCTCAACTGCCGGGCTACACCGTCGGTGGCACCATCCACGTCATCGTGAACAACCAGATCGGCTTTACCACCACCCCGGAATCTGGCCGTTCCACCTACTACGCCACCGACTTGGCCAAGGGCTTCGACTGCCCTGTGTTCCACGTCAACGGCGATGACCCAGAGGCCGCTGTGTGGGTGGCTCGCCTGGCTACGGAGTACCGCCGGAAGTTTGGCAAGGACGTCTTCATCGACCTGATCTGCTACCGTCTGCGTGGCCACAACGAGGCTGATGACCCGACGGTGACCCAACCGAAGATGTACGAGAAGATCCACAACCACGATTCTGTTCGGACCCGTTACACCAATGATCTTATTGGCCGTGGCGAGCTGACTGACGAAGAAATCACGATCGTGGAGCAGGACTTCAATGAGCAGCTCGACGCAGTGTTCGAAGATGTCAAGGCCACTGAGGGGAAGCCGAGCGAACAGACCGGCATCACCCACTCCCAGGAGCTCACCAAGGGTCTGGATACCTCCATCACTCAGGAGTCCCTGGAGGCTCTGTCCGAAACTTACGCAGATCTGCCTGAGGAGTTCACACCGAACAAGCGTGTTGGCTCCGTGCTGAAGAAGCGCGGCAGCGCTGCCACCGAGGGCGACATCGACTGGGCTTGGGGCGAGCTGCTGGCCTTCGGTTCCCTTGCCGCTGATGAGGGCAAGCTGGTTCGCCTGGCTGGTGAGGATTCCCAGCGTGGTACCTTCACCCAGCGCCACGCGGTGCTGTTTGACCCAGAGACTGGCGAGGGCTTCAACCCGCTGCACCAGCACGCAGTGGAATCCGGCAACGGCGGTAAGTTCCTCGTGTACAACTCGTCGTTGACTGAATTCGCTGGTATGGGCTTTGAGTACGGCTACACCGTGGGCAACGAGGATGCGGTTGTTGCTTGGGAGGCACAGTTCGGTGACTTCGCCAACGGCGGCCAAACAATTATCGACGAGTACATCTCCTCCGGTGAGACCAAGTGGGGCCAGCTGTCCAGCCTGATCCTGCTGCTGCCTCACGGTTACGAGGGCCAGGGGCCAGACCACTCCTCTGCTCGCATCGAGCGCTTCCTACAGCTGTGCGCTGAAGGTTCGATGACCGTGGCTCAGCCCACCACCCCGGCTAACCACTTCCACCTGCTGCGCCGCCAGGCTCTCGGCCAGATGAAGCGACCACTGGTTGTGTTCACCCCGAAGTCCATGCTGCGTAACAAGGCTGCGGTCTCCCAACCGGCTGACTTCACGGAGCAGAAGTCCTTCCGCTCCGTGATCAATGACCCGAACCTGGTTGATGTCAACAACAAGAAGGTCGGAGACACCGACAAGGTCACCACTGTGCTGCTGTGCTCCGGCAAGATCTACTACGAGTTGGAGAAGCGTCGCCAGAAGGATGAGCGTGACGATGTCGCCATTGTTCGTATCGAGATGCTGCACCCAATCCCATTCAACCGTTTGGGAGAAGCATTCGAGCATTACCCGAACATGAAGGAGCTGCGCTTCGTCCAGGACGAGCCTGCTAACCAGGGCCCATGGCCGTTCTACCAGGAGCACCTCAAGACATTCCTGCCTGACCTGCCAGAGCTCAAGCGCGTGTCGCGCCGCGCGCAGTCCACCACCGCAACTGGTGTGACCAAGGTGCACCAGCAGGAAGAAAAACAGCTGATCGACGAGGCTTTCGCCAAGGAGACCAAGTAA
- a CDS encoding type 2 periplasmic-binding domain-containing protein gives MQLSYDAPISISVNASSSEQMVLGELYHQTLQDQDRNSNVSVEIDPKAQDRMARLQRSEVNFIVGCTGELLGTMNTTAAGEIVDEFGLETDSSTGLTANDGELSQRTYDEFVGSLPGNVATTDPSPAEGCEGNEFDSLPQNIVPVFHKGLFTRGELDAINSVTRSLSTDELDKLVTRARRQGSVSAVVSDWLSSSNSAYKLKDRNSDHDNEKGRAWQ, from the coding sequence GTGCAGCTGAGCTACGACGCCCCAATCTCAATTTCTGTCAACGCCTCATCGAGCGAGCAAATGGTTCTCGGTGAGCTTTATCACCAAACTTTGCAAGACCAGGACCGCAACTCCAACGTGTCTGTTGAGATAGACCCGAAGGCGCAAGACCGCATGGCGCGACTGCAGCGCAGCGAAGTCAACTTCATTGTGGGCTGCACCGGCGAACTGCTAGGGACAATGAACACTACTGCAGCAGGGGAGATCGTCGACGAATTTGGCCTTGAAACTGACTCCAGCACTGGTCTGACAGCCAATGATGGCGAGCTTTCACAACGCACCTACGATGAATTTGTTGGTTCGCTGCCGGGCAACGTTGCAACAACGGACCCGTCTCCGGCTGAAGGTTGCGAGGGTAATGAGTTTGACAGCCTGCCGCAAAATATTGTCCCTGTGTTCCACAAAGGGTTGTTTACCCGGGGTGAATTAGACGCGATTAACAGTGTCACGCGTTCCTTGTCCACGGATGAGCTCGACAAACTCGTCACGCGTGCGCGTCGACAAGGCTCAGTTTCGGCAGTGGTGTCAGATTGGCTCAGCTCATCCAACTCGGCCTACAAACTGAAAGACCGGAATAGCGACCATGACAACGAGAAAGGCCGCGCCTGGCAGTGA
- a CDS encoding general stress protein: MTMNQNARQLRQRPAGWPVGSFNTYAEAQAAVDHLSDREFPVEDLAIVGVDLMEVEKITGRLTWGRVLGGGALAGAFWGLFFALFWIILSVGFWTPLLTGIIMGAIFGLIFAAISYGATGGARDFSSHTQIIAGRYDVLCASQRAAEARDLIAGMQGAAPQANQPAPGVDEPRTDETR, encoded by the coding sequence ATGACTATGAATCAAAACGCTCGTCAACTTCGTCAGCGACCAGCAGGCTGGCCCGTCGGGAGCTTCAACACCTACGCTGAGGCTCAAGCTGCTGTGGACCACCTTTCGGACCGTGAGTTCCCCGTTGAAGACCTAGCTATCGTCGGTGTGGACCTCATGGAGGTAGAAAAGATCACCGGCCGCCTGACCTGGGGGCGTGTGCTTGGTGGAGGTGCGCTTGCCGGCGCGTTCTGGGGCCTGTTCTTTGCCCTGTTCTGGATCATCCTCAGCGTTGGTTTCTGGACCCCTTTGCTCACCGGCATCATTATGGGTGCCATCTTCGGCCTGATCTTCGCAGCCATCAGCTACGGCGCAACTGGTGGGGCGCGCGACTTCTCCTCACACACCCAGATCATTGCAGGCCGTTATGACGTCCTGTGCGCATCGCAGCGTGCAGCAGAGGCACGCGACCTCATCGCCGGAATGCAGGGCGCAGCTCCGCAGGCAAACCAGCCTGCACCAGGTGTAGATGAGCCACGCACCGACGAGACCCGGTAG
- a CDS encoding magnesium transporter MgtE N-terminal domain-containing protein: MSSITRLYAGRLSGLQVRGPDFEVIGRVRDVVVTLRPYPQPSRVLGLVVELVNKRRIFLPMLRVASIDPADITLATGSVSMRTFRVRAGEQTILGDVIGTRIYTNDPDFKELHGKACEVADLEIERTRTRDWIVSKAAVFTDRPKFGRSPQLHTVPWASVEGLVPSSTVSEQQVAEHIAMFDDMRPADVANYLSDLPETTRHSLARELDDERLADVVQELPEDDQKSLLEEMDIERAADVLEEMDPDDAADILQELDDSKAEVLLELMDPEESAPVRRLMSFSPETVGALMTPEPLVLTPQTTVAEALALARDPDLTTALSSLVFVVRPPTATPTGRYLGCVHLQKLLREPPSTLIGGILDPDLPQLYADDSEETAARYFATYNLVCGPVLDDDGHLLGAVSVDDLLDHLLPENWREDDLRPQRGATRG, encoded by the coding sequence ATGAGTTCCATTACTCGTCTCTACGCTGGCCGGCTATCCGGTTTACAAGTCCGTGGCCCTGACTTCGAAGTGATTGGCCGTGTGCGAGATGTCGTCGTTACGCTCCGGCCTTACCCCCAGCCGTCGCGCGTGCTCGGCCTCGTAGTCGAGTTGGTGAACAAACGGCGGATTTTCCTCCCGATGCTGCGTGTGGCCTCCATCGACCCTGCAGATATCACGCTGGCGACAGGGTCGGTGTCGATGCGCACGTTCCGGGTGCGCGCAGGTGAGCAGACGATCCTCGGCGATGTCATCGGTACCCGCATCTACACCAATGACCCTGATTTCAAAGAGCTCCACGGCAAAGCCTGTGAGGTAGCAGATCTGGAAATCGAACGGACACGCACCCGCGATTGGATTGTCTCTAAAGCAGCGGTCTTCACCGATCGGCCGAAGTTTGGGCGTTCTCCACAGCTCCACACTGTGCCGTGGGCCTCGGTGGAGGGGTTAGTCCCCAGCAGCACGGTGTCTGAGCAGCAGGTGGCCGAGCACATCGCCATGTTTGATGATATGCGCCCCGCGGACGTGGCAAATTATTTGTCGGATCTGCCTGAAACAACTCGGCATTCGCTAGCGCGCGAGCTTGACGACGAGCGCCTGGCGGACGTAGTCCAGGAGCTTCCCGAAGACGACCAAAAATCACTGCTCGAAGAAATGGACATTGAACGCGCTGCGGACGTTCTGGAAGAGATGGACCCAGACGACGCTGCCGATATTCTCCAAGAACTCGACGATTCCAAGGCCGAGGTTCTCCTTGAGCTGATGGATCCGGAAGAGTCTGCACCCGTGCGCCGCTTGATGAGTTTCTCCCCGGAAACAGTAGGAGCGCTCATGACTCCGGAGCCGCTCGTCCTAACCCCACAAACCACGGTGGCCGAAGCACTGGCCTTGGCGCGTGACCCTGACCTGACCACCGCCTTATCATCGTTAGTGTTCGTCGTGCGCCCTCCCACTGCCACCCCGACGGGACGTTACTTGGGCTGTGTGCATCTTCAGAAATTGCTACGCGAACCGCCCTCCACGTTGATCGGTGGCATCCTTGACCCCGACCTTCCGCAGCTGTACGCGGATGATTCTGAGGAGACCGCCGCCCGCTACTTTGCTACCTATAACCTGGTGTGCGGGCCGGTGCTTGACGACGACGGCCACCTTCTTGGTGCCGTCAGCGTTGATGACCTGTTAGACCATTTGCTGCCTGAAAACTGGCGCGAAGACGACCTGCGACCACAGCGAGGTGCAACACGTGGCTGA
- a CDS encoding Mrp/NBP35 family ATP-binding protein, translating to MTALTESAVRSALSRVEDPEIGKPITELDMVNSIQIDGNHVSVEVLLTIAGCPMRNTIESNTRAVLEDLEGVGEVTVTMGAMTDEQRKALRQRLRGDITEPVIPFAQPGSTTRVFAVASGKGGVGKSSMTANLAVSMANQGLKVGIVDADIYGHSIPGLMGSVGQNPTMVEDMIMPPIAHDVKHISIGQFVEGNSPVVWRGPMLHRALQQFLADVFWGDLDVLFMDLPPGTGDVAISVAQLVPNAELLIVTTPQAAAAEVAERAGSISQQTRQRVTGVIENMSAMVMPDGSLVDVFGQGGGQKVADRLTALTGGEVPLLGSIPLDPQLRVQGDEGTPVVLSHPTSEAAKAINHIVEKLIVRKDSLAGKSLNLGVAGR from the coding sequence ATGACTGCTTTGACTGAATCCGCTGTCCGCAGCGCGCTCTCCCGCGTAGAGGATCCCGAAATTGGCAAGCCGATCACCGAGCTGGACATGGTCAATTCCATCCAGATTGATGGCAACCATGTCTCCGTCGAGGTGTTGCTCACCATCGCCGGCTGCCCGATGCGCAACACGATCGAATCCAACACACGTGCAGTGTTAGAAGACCTCGAAGGTGTAGGTGAGGTCACCGTCACCATGGGTGCGATGACCGATGAACAGCGCAAGGCCTTGCGACAGCGGCTACGTGGCGATATTACTGAGCCTGTTATCCCGTTTGCACAGCCTGGGTCTACTACCCGTGTGTTTGCAGTAGCGTCTGGCAAAGGCGGCGTTGGCAAGTCCTCCATGACCGCGAACCTCGCTGTGTCCATGGCCAATCAGGGCTTGAAGGTTGGCATCGTGGATGCTGATATTTACGGCCACTCCATTCCCGGACTCATGGGCTCGGTTGGGCAGAACCCCACCATGGTCGAGGATATGATCATGCCCCCGATCGCCCACGACGTGAAGCACATTTCTATCGGACAGTTTGTCGAGGGCAACTCCCCTGTGGTGTGGCGTGGCCCGATGCTGCACCGCGCACTCCAACAGTTCCTCGCTGACGTTTTCTGGGGTGACCTCGATGTGCTGTTCATGGACCTGCCACCAGGAACCGGTGACGTAGCTATTTCCGTGGCTCAGCTAGTTCCCAACGCGGAACTGCTGATTGTCACCACCCCGCAAGCGGCGGCGGCAGAGGTAGCTGAGCGTGCCGGCTCCATCTCGCAGCAGACCCGCCAGCGTGTCACCGGCGTGATCGAAAATATGTCAGCAATGGTGATGCCGGACGGCAGCCTCGTGGACGTGTTTGGCCAAGGCGGTGGCCAGAAAGTTGCGGATCGCCTCACTGCCCTGACCGGTGGAGAAGTACCACTGCTCGGCTCCATTCCGTTGGATCCGCAGCTGCGCGTACAAGGCGACGAGGGCACCCCCGTGGTGTTGTCCCACCCCACCAGTGAGGCTGCGAAAGCGATCAACCACATCGTCGAGAAGCTCATCGTGCGCAAAGATTCACTGGCGGGTAAATCTCTGAACCTGGGTGTGGCAGGTCGCTAG
- a CDS encoding anti-sigma factor family protein, whose product MTAKKPVPMRRSLRRRLRLEISSIDHLSPEAVTAFVDGEMSEAAQHRVRVHIVHCPQCREEVHTQRSAAEIVRGSNVEEGVRAPRGLVERLAQIALDPEAQQARNQPLHSPVDQAREGLENGMRSLFRRG is encoded by the coding sequence GTGACGGCTAAGAAACCCGTTCCGATGCGCCGTTCTTTGCGGCGACGCCTGCGTTTAGAGATCAGCTCAATTGACCATCTCAGCCCTGAAGCGGTAACCGCATTTGTGGACGGCGAAATGTCCGAGGCTGCCCAGCACCGCGTCCGCGTCCATATAGTGCATTGCCCGCAATGCCGCGAGGAAGTGCATACGCAGCGTTCCGCCGCGGAAATCGTGCGCGGATCCAATGTGGAGGAGGGTGTGCGCGCACCCCGTGGCTTGGTGGAGCGGCTGGCGCAGATTGCTTTGGACCCGGAGGCCCAGCAGGCACGCAATCAGCCGTTGCACTCACCTGTTGATCAGGCACGTGAGGGGCTTGAGAACGGAATGCGTTCGCTGTTTCGTCGAGGCTAA
- a CDS encoding DUF1003 domain-containing protein has product MAEYNRSDLETPVGAKRRRLIRLDDETIGAAAEKVARFFGTGRYLMWQTVVVVLWIALNIGGFWWQWDPYPFILLNLAFSTQAAYSAPLILLAQNRQEDRDKVTLAADRRRDEQTKADTEFLARELASVRLAMGDMVSRDYLRHELDDVKGLLERIEAKLDDAAAKDNESYHDLAEPIQGDLNAKPTDR; this is encoded by the coding sequence GTGGCTGAGTACAACCGTTCTGATCTGGAAACGCCGGTGGGCGCTAAGCGTCGCCGCCTGATTCGCCTCGACGACGAAACCATCGGTGCCGCAGCGGAAAAAGTGGCTCGCTTCTTCGGCACAGGCCGCTATTTGATGTGGCAGACCGTGGTGGTGGTGCTGTGGATTGCGTTGAATATCGGCGGGTTCTGGTGGCAGTGGGACCCTTATCCCTTTATCTTGCTTAATCTGGCATTTTCTACGCAGGCGGCGTACTCCGCGCCACTGATTCTGCTGGCGCAGAACCGCCAGGAAGACCGCGACAAGGTGACTCTTGCTGCTGACCGTCGCCGGGATGAGCAAACGAAGGCTGATACCGAGTTCCTTGCCCGCGAGCTAGCCAGCGTGCGCCTGGCGATGGGCGACATGGTCTCCCGCGACTACCTGCGCCACGAACTTGATGATGTGAAAGGGCTCCTCGAGCGGATCGAGGCCAAGTTGGACGATGCCGCCGCGAAAGACAATGAAAGCTACCACGATCTAGCCGAACCTATTCAGGGCGATCTGAATGCGAAACCCACGGACCGCTAA
- the sigE gene encoding RNA polymerase sigma factor SigE — protein sequence MRDDDTAVTETSVFHDDVAAEADAGEVLEGTAAFDAGLGEMPSWAELVSQHADSVYRLAFRLSGNQHDAEDLTQETFMRVFRSLKNYQPGTFEGWLHRITTNLFLDMVRHRNKIRMEALPEDYERVPGTDMTPEQAYTVSNLDPALQEALDQMGPDFRVAVVLCDVVGMSYEEIAETLGVKMGTVRSRIHRGRTQLRKFLEAQAVEDEEVQILLRTR from the coding sequence ATGCGCGATGATGACACTGCCGTAACCGAAACTTCGGTATTCCACGATGACGTTGCGGCGGAAGCTGATGCGGGAGAAGTATTGGAGGGCACCGCCGCGTTTGATGCGGGGCTAGGCGAGATGCCATCGTGGGCCGAGCTCGTCTCCCAGCACGCCGATAGTGTGTACCGCCTCGCGTTCCGCTTGTCGGGTAATCAGCACGATGCGGAAGATCTCACCCAAGAAACTTTCATGCGTGTCTTCCGGAGTCTGAAGAACTACCAGCCCGGCACATTTGAAGGGTGGCTGCATCGCATTACCACCAATCTGTTTCTTGACATGGTGCGTCATCGCAACAAAATTCGGATGGAAGCGCTTCCTGAGGATTACGAGCGTGTGCCTGGAACAGATATGACTCCCGAACAGGCCTACACTGTGTCTAATTTGGACCCGGCGTTGCAAGAAGCTTTGGACCAGATGGGCCCTGACTTCCGCGTGGCAGTGGTCCTCTGTGATGTTGTGGGCATGAGCTACGAAGAAATTGCTGAGACGCTCGGAGTGAAGATGGGTACGGTCCGCTCGCGCATCCACCGTGGACGTACCCAGTTACGTAAGTTCCTGGAGGCCCAGGCAGTAGAGGACGAAGAAGTACAGATTTTGCTGCGCACGCGCTAA
- a CDS encoding O-methyltransferase, whose translation MSNTAFSAIQSYIESRTDLPESLTVARDDAAEYSLSIPDDSTGRLLTTLTAASAHPDSAGAVAITPAAAVVGLYILAGLEGKTTVTCIDPEADYQNRAKATFREAGYPSSRARFLPSRPSDVISRLAAGSYQLVYVDAPSVELPTLVPEAYTLLTPGGTLVIPDALLDGTLADETRRDRDTEAAREVDQLVEAFDQAIVTRLPLGAGLTLVTRKA comes from the coding sequence GTGAGTAATACTGCATTTAGTGCCATCCAAAGCTATATCGAGTCGCGGACTGACTTGCCCGAATCGCTAACAGTCGCGCGTGACGATGCCGCCGAGTACAGCTTAAGCATTCCTGACGACTCCACCGGACGGCTGCTCACTACGTTAACTGCAGCCTCAGCACATCCTGATTCCGCTGGAGCGGTGGCCATCACCCCAGCAGCCGCAGTAGTGGGCCTGTACATTCTGGCAGGGCTGGAAGGAAAAACCACTGTTACCTGCATCGACCCTGAGGCGGATTATCAAAATCGCGCTAAAGCAACTTTCCGCGAGGCCGGGTACCCTTCGTCGCGGGCCCGATTTCTGCCGTCTCGGCCGTCTGATGTGATCTCGCGGCTTGCCGCAGGCTCGTACCAGTTGGTCTATGTAGATGCCCCTAGCGTGGAGTTACCAACCTTGGTGCCGGAAGCGTACACACTGCTTACACCTGGCGGGACACTGGTGATTCCGGATGCGTTGCTCGATGGCACGCTTGCCGACGAAACCCGCCGCGACCGCGATACCGAAGCTGCCCGTGAAGTCGATCAGTTAGTGGAAGCTTTTGACCAGGCTATTGTCACTCGCCTGCCTCTGGGGGCCGGTTTAACTTTGGTGACGCGCAAGGCTTAA